The following are from one region of the Variovorax sp. V213 genome:
- a CDS encoding LysR substrate-binding domain-containing protein, which yields MELRQLRYFVKVCELRSMGRAAVELGVVTSALSQQISRLEGELSTRLLQRNSTGVTPTDAGLAFLQQAQLTLRHADDAVRAAQQARLSGHVSVGLAPTTAAVLGVPLMRAMRERYPEVRLHMVEALSGHLTTMLQARQLDLAVLFQTDTPRRWSVLPLLAEKLFVIASPNLAQRPPGAKVRLSQLAELPLILPSGSHGLRATLMAAFARARIQPRIVAEVDGLALLMDAVRAGYGATIQPGAATARHDRDDLQLTQISDAHVGRDNLLVSLSDDELSPAALAARVVLVDTARALVREGRWAGASLHQD from the coding sequence ATGGAACTGAGGCAACTGCGCTACTTCGTCAAGGTCTGCGAGCTTCGCAGCATGGGCCGCGCAGCCGTCGAGCTGGGCGTGGTCACTTCGGCGCTGAGCCAGCAGATCAGCCGGCTGGAGGGCGAGCTCTCCACACGGCTCTTGCAGCGCAACTCGACGGGCGTGACGCCCACCGATGCGGGCCTGGCCTTCCTGCAGCAGGCGCAGCTCACGCTGCGGCATGCCGACGACGCGGTGCGCGCGGCGCAGCAGGCGCGCCTCTCGGGCCATGTGAGCGTGGGCCTCGCGCCCACCACCGCCGCCGTGCTCGGCGTGCCGCTGATGCGCGCCATGCGGGAGCGCTACCCCGAGGTGCGGCTGCACATGGTCGAGGCGCTCTCAGGCCACCTCACCACCATGCTGCAGGCGCGCCAGCTCGACCTGGCGGTGCTGTTTCAGACCGACACGCCGCGGCGCTGGAGCGTGCTGCCGCTGCTGGCGGAAAAGCTGTTCGTGATCGCATCGCCCAATCTCGCGCAGCGCCCGCCCGGCGCCAAGGTGCGGCTGTCGCAACTGGCCGAACTGCCGCTCATCCTGCCCAGCGGCAGCCACGGCCTGCGCGCCACGCTGATGGCGGCCTTCGCCCGGGCCCGCATCCAGCCGCGCATCGTCGCCGAGGTGGATGGCCTGGCGCTGCTGATGGACGCGGTGCGCGCGGGCTACGGCGCCACCATCCAGCCCGGCGCCGCCACCGCCCGCCATGACCGCGACGACCTTCAGCTCACGCAGATCAGCGATGCGCACGTGGGCCGCGACAACCTGCTGGTGAGCCTGTCCGACGACGAGCTTTCGCCGGCCGCACTGGCGGCGCGCGTGGTGCTTGTCGACACCGCCCGCGCCCTGGTGCGCGAGGGGCGCTGGGCCGGCGCCAGTCTTCACCAGGACTGA
- a CDS encoding ABC transporter substrate-binding protein has product MNGSRRKLVQACGAMLLGGSLPLPALSQSTKAAPGARVVLLGQSVPLTGAAGEIGLAFAAGSRLAVGDFNERNAASGLQLKLLQLDDGYDASRAAANARTLLGADKADMLFGFVGTASSDAGASVAAQQGSLLFAPFAAADSLREASHPNVFHVRPGMIDEALKIVRQCATVGQTRIALVGDDDAMGRAGLAAVQQAITELKLPALVATAMVPAGGDKLDAALKTVQQQTPQAIVLVSLSGTTANAIRKLRKSGYSGNFMAFSIVGIDPLYAELGKDIGGIVISQVVPSPRPSAIPIVKEYRAAVDNSDQTPSYEGLEGFIAAKVVGEAVRRAGRGFTTASLQRVMTAMTDYDVGGFRVNLRPGLRDPSRNIDLISISADGRVLR; this is encoded by the coding sequence ATGAACGGTTCTCGAAGGAAACTGGTGCAGGCGTGCGGGGCAATGCTGCTGGGCGGCAGCCTTCCGCTTCCGGCGCTCTCGCAATCCACCAAGGCAGCCCCGGGCGCGCGGGTGGTGCTGCTGGGCCAGTCGGTGCCCTTGACCGGTGCGGCCGGCGAGATCGGCCTGGCCTTCGCGGCCGGCAGCCGGCTGGCCGTGGGCGACTTCAACGAGCGCAATGCTGCCAGCGGCCTCCAACTCAAGCTGCTGCAGCTCGACGACGGCTATGACGCGAGCCGCGCCGCGGCCAACGCCCGCACGCTGCTTGGCGCCGACAAGGCCGACATGCTGTTCGGCTTCGTGGGCACCGCCAGCAGCGATGCCGGAGCCAGTGTGGCCGCGCAGCAAGGCAGCCTGCTGTTCGCGCCCTTTGCCGCAGCCGACTCACTGCGCGAGGCAAGCCACCCGAACGTGTTCCACGTCCGCCCGGGGATGATCGACGAGGCCTTGAAGATCGTGCGCCAGTGCGCCACCGTGGGGCAGACCCGCATCGCGCTGGTGGGCGACGACGACGCCATGGGCCGCGCCGGCCTGGCGGCCGTGCAGCAGGCCATCACCGAACTCAAGCTCCCCGCGCTGGTTGCCACGGCCATGGTTCCTGCGGGCGGCGACAAGCTCGACGCGGCGCTGAAGACGGTGCAGCAGCAGACGCCGCAGGCCATCGTGCTGGTATCGCTCTCGGGCACCACCGCCAACGCGATCCGCAAGCTGCGCAAGAGCGGCTATTCCGGCAACTTCATGGCGTTCTCGATCGTGGGCATCGATCCGCTCTACGCCGAGTTGGGCAAGGACATCGGCGGCATCGTGATCTCGCAGGTGGTGCCATCGCCACGGCCCTCGGCCATTCCCATCGTCAAGGAGTACCGCGCCGCGGTCGACAACTCCGACCAGACGCCTTCGTACGAAGGGCTCGAGGGTTTCATTGCGGCCAAGGTGGTGGGCGAAGCGGTGCGCCGCGCGGGGCGCGGCTTCACGACGGCGAGCCTGCAGCGCGTAATGACCGCCATGACCGATTACGACGTGGGCGGCTTTCGGGTCAACCTGCGCCCCGGCCTGCGCGATCCGTCCAGGAACATCGACCTGATCAGCATCTCGGCCGACGGCCGCGTGCTGCGCTGA
- a CDS encoding Crp/Fnr family transcriptional regulator — MAAPKLRLSAPHRAAMERNPWFTSMPRAQREALVGAAELIHVRRGAMVFRQGDPVHAAGGGFYGLAAGTIKISSLRQDGREAILAVLEPGNWFGEITLIDGSPRTHDATALESLDLLVVPPEAFAYQMRDVVFANAIAAMLAARVRMLYGLTEDATLRSLRARVAHRILVLARGDATQSVHLRSTLMLPQEALAMMLGVSRQTLSKELNALARDEVISLGYGRIDLLSVEALQSLVRSG, encoded by the coding sequence ATGGCCGCTCCCAAGCTGCGTCTTTCCGCTCCGCATCGCGCCGCAATGGAGCGCAACCCCTGGTTCACCAGCATGCCGCGTGCACAGCGCGAGGCGCTGGTGGGCGCGGCCGAACTGATTCACGTGCGGCGCGGCGCCATGGTGTTTCGCCAGGGCGATCCGGTGCATGCGGCGGGCGGTGGCTTCTATGGGCTGGCGGCAGGCACCATAAAGATCTCGTCGCTGCGGCAGGATGGGCGCGAAGCTATCCTCGCAGTGCTGGAGCCGGGCAACTGGTTCGGCGAAATCACGCTCATCGACGGCTCGCCGCGCACGCACGACGCGACCGCGCTGGAATCGCTCGATCTGCTCGTGGTGCCGCCGGAGGCCTTCGCCTACCAGATGCGCGACGTGGTCTTTGCGAACGCCATTGCGGCGATGCTGGCGGCGCGCGTGCGCATGCTCTACGGCCTGACCGAAGATGCCACGCTGCGCAGCCTGCGCGCGCGCGTGGCGCACCGGATCTTGGTGCTGGCGCGAGGCGATGCCACGCAATCGGTGCATTTGCGCAGTACGCTGATGCTGCCGCAGGAGGCGCTGGCCATGATGCTCGGCGTCTCGCGGCAGACGCTCTCGAAAGAGCTCAACGCACTCGCGCGCGACGAGGTGATTTCGCTGGGCTACGGGCGCATCGACCTGTTGTCGGTCGAGGCGCTGCAGTCGCTGGTCAGGAGCGGATAG
- a CDS encoding class II aldolase/adducin family protein, which yields MNAASQPEIQKLVSAEEWQLRVDLAACYRLVALYGWSDLVFTHISARIPGPEHHFLINPYGLMFDEITASSLVKVDQQCNKIIESPYPVNPAGFVIHSAVHAAREDIQCVLHTHTKAGIAVSAQKNGVLPISQQSTFVLASLAYHDYEGVAFRDDEKPRLQADMGSANFLMLRNHGLLTCGKTIADAFLSMYTFENTCQIQIAAQSGGGELTQVNPKIVEGVGQAMKVQTGGLGGQFVWPSLIRKLDRIDGSYKQ from the coding sequence ATGAACGCAGCCTCCCAACCAGAAATCCAGAAACTCGTGTCCGCCGAAGAATGGCAACTCCGCGTCGACCTTGCCGCCTGCTATCGCCTGGTGGCGCTCTACGGCTGGAGTGACCTGGTGTTCACGCACATCAGCGCGCGCATCCCCGGGCCCGAGCACCACTTCCTCATCAACCCCTATGGGCTCATGTTCGACGAGATCACCGCGTCGAGCCTGGTCAAGGTCGACCAGCAGTGCAACAAGATCATCGAGTCGCCCTACCCGGTGAACCCGGCGGGCTTCGTGATCCACAGCGCGGTGCACGCCGCGCGCGAAGACATCCAGTGCGTGCTGCACACCCACACCAAGGCCGGCATTGCCGTGAGCGCGCAGAAGAACGGCGTGCTGCCGATCAGCCAGCAATCGACCTTCGTGCTGGCTTCGCTGGCCTACCACGACTATGAAGGCGTGGCCTTCCGCGACGACGAGAAGCCGCGCCTTCAGGCCGACATGGGCAGCGCCAATTTCCTCATGCTGCGCAACCACGGCCTGCTCACCTGCGGCAAGACCATTGCGGACGCCTTTCTTTCGATGTACACCTTCGAGAACACCTGCCAGATCCAGATTGCGGCGCAGTCGGGCGGCGGCGAACTCACGCAGGTGAACCCGAAGATCGTCGAAGGCGTGGGCCAGGCCATGAAGGTGCAGACCGGCGGCCTGGGCGGGCAGTTCGTCTGGCCGTCGCTGATCCGCAAGCTCGACCGCATCGACGGCAGCTACAAGCAATAA
- the tcuB gene encoding tricarballylate utilization 4Fe-4S protein TcuB, translating into MGSAPARVIPIRPALPLTASEGEVARILQICNACRYCEGFCAVFPAMTRRLEFGKADTHYLANLCHNCGSCLHACQYAPPHEFAVNVPQAMAQVRMQTYHDYAWPPAMGALYRKAGLTVALALAGGLALFLVLAVAMTGALLHEPLAGNFYAIFPHNFLALVFGAVFAFVLFALAMGVRRFWREVSPAQENAPTEVAGVRAAASAEAAHDALRLTYLGGGHGEGCNNEDDRFTLWRRRFHHFTFYGFMLCFASTCVATLYHYLLGLHAPYALTSLPVLLGTAGGIGLVIGPIGLLCMNLRRNAAHGDVAQRPMDRGFIALLLLTSATGLALLAWRDTAFMALLLAVHLGVVMGLFLTLPYGKFAHGIFRSAALLKSAIEKRLPSRLQLGAD; encoded by the coding sequence ATCGGCAGCGCCCCGGCGCGCGTGATCCCCATCCGCCCCGCGCTGCCGCTGACCGCCAGCGAAGGCGAAGTGGCGCGCATCCTGCAGATCTGCAACGCCTGCCGTTACTGCGAAGGCTTTTGCGCGGTGTTCCCCGCGATGACGCGGCGGCTGGAGTTCGGCAAGGCCGACACGCACTACCTCGCCAACCTGTGCCACAACTGCGGCTCCTGCCTGCATGCCTGCCAGTACGCGCCGCCGCATGAGTTCGCGGTCAACGTGCCACAAGCGATGGCGCAGGTGCGCATGCAGACCTACCACGACTACGCCTGGCCGCCTGCGATGGGCGCGCTGTACAGGAAAGCCGGCCTCACCGTGGCGCTGGCCCTGGCCGGCGGGCTCGCGCTGTTCCTCGTGCTGGCGGTGGCGATGACGGGCGCACTGCTGCACGAGCCGCTCGCCGGTAACTTCTACGCGATCTTTCCGCACAACTTTCTCGCGCTGGTGTTCGGCGCGGTGTTCGCCTTCGTGCTGTTCGCATTGGCGATGGGCGTGCGGCGCTTCTGGCGCGAGGTGTCGCCGGCGCAGGAGAACGCGCCCACCGAAGTGGCAGGCGTGCGCGCCGCCGCGAGCGCCGAGGCCGCGCACGACGCGCTGCGCCTCACCTACCTGGGCGGCGGCCATGGCGAGGGCTGCAACAACGAGGACGACCGCTTCACGCTCTGGCGCCGGCGCTTTCACCACTTCACCTTCTACGGCTTCATGCTGTGCTTCGCCTCCACCTGCGTGGCGACGCTCTACCACTACCTGCTCGGCCTGCATGCACCCTATGCGCTCACGAGCCTGCCGGTGCTGCTGGGCACCGCGGGCGGCATCGGCCTGGTGATCGGGCCGATCGGCTTGCTGTGCATGAACCTGCGGCGCAACGCGGCCCACGGCGACGTGGCGCAGCGGCCGATGGACCGCGGCTTCATCGCGCTGCTGCTGCTCACCAGCGCCACCGGCCTGGCCCTGCTCGCCTGGCGCGACACCGCCTTCATGGCGCTGCTGCTCGCGGTGCACCTGGGCGTGGTGATGGGGCTCTTTCTCACGCTGCCCTACGGCAAGTTCGCGCACGGCATCTTCCGCTCGGCGGCGCTGCTCAAGTCCGCGATCGAAAAACGCCTGCCCAGCCGCTTGCAACTGGGCGCCGACTGA
- the tcuA gene encoding FAD-dependent tricarballylate dehydrogenase TcuA, with protein sequence MIDVLVVGGGNAALCAALMAREAGASVLLLEASPKAWRGGNSQHTRNLRCMHDAPQDVLVDAYPEEEYWQDLLKVTGGLTDEHLARLVIRASSNCRDWMRSHGVHFQPPLSGALHVARTNAFFMGGGKALVNAYFRSAERLGVQIRYDTPVASVELDGDRFVAVRTEAGERVEARSCVLAAGGFESNREWLREAWGQNERGEWPADNFLVRGTRFNQGVLLKSMIEAGADSVGDPSQGHMVAIDARAPLYDGGICTRIDCVSLGVVVNREARRFYDEGEDFWPKRYAIWGRLVAQQPGQIAWSIIDQKAVGRFMPPVFAGTQANTLGELAQKIGLDEAAFVRTVQDYNAACRVGRFDHTALDDCHTEGIEPAKTHWARPLDTAPFYAYPVRPGITFTYLGLKVDETAAVRFNGRPSPNLFVAGEMMAGNVLGKGYTAGVGMSIGTAFGRIAGTQAARAAKNLSKNSLETALAAAH encoded by the coding sequence GTGATAGACGTATTGGTTGTCGGCGGCGGCAATGCCGCGCTGTGCGCTGCGCTGATGGCGCGCGAGGCCGGCGCCTCGGTGCTGCTGCTCGAAGCATCACCGAAGGCGTGGCGCGGCGGCAATTCGCAGCACACCCGCAACCTGCGCTGCATGCACGACGCGCCGCAGGACGTGCTGGTCGATGCCTACCCCGAAGAGGAATACTGGCAAGACCTGCTGAAAGTGACCGGCGGGCTCACCGACGAGCACCTGGCACGCCTGGTGATCCGCGCCTCGTCGAACTGCCGCGACTGGATGCGCAGCCACGGCGTGCACTTCCAGCCGCCGCTCTCGGGCGCGTTGCACGTCGCGCGCACCAACGCTTTCTTCATGGGCGGCGGCAAGGCGCTGGTGAACGCCTATTTCCGCAGCGCCGAAAGGCTGGGGGTCCAGATCCGCTACGACACGCCCGTGGCGTCGGTGGAGCTCGACGGCGACCGCTTCGTGGCCGTGCGGACCGAAGCCGGCGAGCGCGTCGAGGCGAGGAGCTGCGTGCTGGCTGCCGGGGGCTTCGAATCGAACCGCGAATGGCTGCGCGAGGCCTGGGGCCAGAACGAACGCGGCGAATGGCCGGCCGACAACTTCCTCGTCCGCGGCACGCGCTTCAACCAGGGCGTGCTGCTCAAGTCCATGATCGAAGCGGGCGCCGACAGCGTCGGCGATCCGTCGCAAGGCCACATGGTGGCCATCGACGCGCGCGCCCCGCTCTACGACGGCGGCATCTGTACGCGCATCGATTGCGTGTCGCTCGGCGTGGTGGTCAACCGCGAAGCGCGGCGCTTCTACGACGAGGGCGAAGACTTCTGGCCCAAGCGCTATGCGATCTGGGGCCGGCTGGTGGCGCAGCAGCCGGGGCAGATTGCCTGGTCGATCATCGACCAGAAGGCAGTCGGTCGCTTCATGCCGCCGGTGTTCGCCGGCACACAGGCGAACACGCTCGGCGAACTGGCGCAGAAGATCGGCCTCGACGAAGCCGCCTTCGTACGCACCGTGCAGGACTACAACGCCGCCTGCCGCGTCGGCCGCTTCGACCACACCGCGCTCGACGACTGCCACACCGAGGGCATCGAACCTGCCAAGACGCACTGGGCGCGCCCGCTCGACACCGCGCCCTTCTACGCCTACCCGGTGCGGCCCGGCATCACCTTCACCTACCTGGGCCTGAAGGTGGACGAGACCGCCGCGGTGCGCTTCAACGGCCGGCCCAGCCCCAACCTGTTCGTGGCCGGCGAAATGATGGCCGGCAACGTGCTGGGCAAGGGCTACACGGCCGGTGTCGGCATGAGCATCGGCACGGCCTTCGGCCGCATCGCCGGCACGCAGGCGGCGCGCGCCGCCAAGAACCTATCGAAGAATTCCCTGGAGACAGCCCTTGCAGCCGCTCACTGA
- a CDS encoding HD domain-containing protein, translated as MSERASFRSMQESTREDWQLIGGEFRQFAGGLPARVIKHLQILEGDYGGFPVDRYTHSLQTATRALRDGRDEEYVVCALLHDIGDTLGSFNHPDIAAAILKPFVSEANHWMVQHHGIFQGHYFFHHIGLDRDMRDNFKSHAHYERTAEFCALYDNPAFDPKAETLPISEFEPMLQRLMAEPKQSIYKAAMKEPAAA; from the coding sequence ATGAGCGAACGGGCAAGTTTCAGGAGCATGCAGGAGAGCACGCGCGAGGACTGGCAACTGATCGGCGGCGAGTTCAGGCAGTTTGCGGGCGGCCTGCCCGCGCGCGTGATCAAGCACCTGCAGATCCTCGAAGGCGACTACGGCGGCTTTCCGGTCGACCGCTACACCCATTCGCTGCAGACCGCGACGCGCGCACTGCGCGACGGCCGTGACGAGGAGTACGTGGTGTGCGCGCTGCTGCACGATATCGGCGACACGCTCGGCAGCTTCAACCACCCCGACATTGCCGCGGCCATTCTCAAGCCCTTCGTGAGCGAAGCCAACCACTGGATGGTGCAGCACCACGGCATTTTCCAGGGCCACTATTTCTTTCATCACATCGGCCTGGACCGCGACATGCGCGACAACTTCAAGAGCCATGCGCACTACGAGCGCACGGCCGAGTTCTGCGCGCTGTACGACAACCCGGCCTTCGACCCCAAGGCCGAGACGCTGCCCATCAGCGAGTTCGAACCCATGCTGCAACGCCTGATGGCCGAGCCGAAGCAGAGCATCTACAAGGCCGCGATGAAAGAACCGGCGGCCGCCTGA